The following coding sequences are from one Thermostaphylospora chromogena window:
- a CDS encoding FtsK/SpoIIIE domain-containing protein, with the protein MLRKLPGDEVRTLVSTTPDTAVVFRPAVMQTPAVITILVMVGRFITGLIRTIVAHPIATTALVAPSVIWIRYGWPVAVAAVTVPCSMLVGWAVAGRESFARWVGWRLLAFWRRLWVYRRHWQPVMIITGLGRHIRGRDYLPRLVRVTCDGWADRITVKMLAGQAVKDWADRADHLAHGFGAPACRVAIARAGRLVLTFPRRDPLASPLSAVPIPETASVGPVEIGRCEDGTTYKLKVHGTHVLIAGATGSGKGSWLWSTIRGLLPAMRAGLVQIWALDPKRMELSFGRPLFGSHYAADPKECADLLDEAVKVMQERAGRFAGLQRSHVPTTADPFILVIVDEVAFLTAYQADKQLRQRITAALATLTTQGRTVGIGVMAALQDPRKEVMTIRNLFPDKIALRLDESEQVDMVLGDGARDRGALADHISPVPELGAGVGYVRLETSPDPVRVRAAYVSDADIRAMVAEFAGVGR; encoded by the coding sequence ATGCTGCGGAAACTGCCCGGGGACGAGGTGCGCACCCTCGTCTCCACCACCCCGGACACGGCCGTGGTGTTCCGCCCGGCCGTCATGCAGACCCCGGCGGTCATCACCATCCTCGTCATGGTCGGCCGGTTCATCACCGGCCTGATCCGCACCATCGTCGCGCACCCCATCGCGACGACCGCGCTTGTAGCCCCCAGCGTGATCTGGATCCGCTACGGGTGGCCCGTCGCGGTTGCCGCCGTCACCGTTCCCTGCTCGATGCTGGTCGGCTGGGCGGTGGCCGGCCGGGAATCGTTCGCCCGCTGGGTCGGCTGGCGGTTGCTGGCCTTCTGGCGGCGGCTGTGGGTCTACCGGCGTCACTGGCAACCCGTCATGATCATCACCGGGCTCGGCCGTCACATCCGGGGCCGCGACTACCTACCCCGCCTGGTGCGGGTCACCTGCGATGGGTGGGCCGACCGCATCACGGTGAAGATGCTGGCCGGTCAGGCCGTCAAGGACTGGGCCGACCGTGCCGACCACCTCGCCCACGGCTTCGGCGCCCCCGCTTGTCGTGTCGCGATTGCGCGGGCGGGTCGGTTGGTGCTGACCTTCCCCCGGCGCGACCCCCTCGCCTCCCCGCTCTCGGCCGTCCCCATCCCGGAGACTGCCTCGGTGGGGCCGGTGGAGATCGGCCGGTGCGAAGACGGCACCACCTACAAGCTCAAGGTCCATGGGACACACGTTCTGATCGCCGGGGCGACCGGCTCGGGTAAAGGCTCCTGGCTGTGGAGCACCATCCGCGGCCTGCTCCCCGCGATGCGGGCCGGACTGGTGCAAATCTGGGCGCTCGATCCGAAGCGCATGGAGCTGTCCTTCGGCCGTCCCCTCTTCGGCTCACACTATGCCGCTGACCCCAAGGAGTGCGCTGACCTGCTCGACGAGGCGGTCAAGGTCATGCAGGAGCGGGCCGGCCGGTTCGCCGGCCTCCAACGCTCCCATGTGCCGACCACAGCCGACCCGTTCATCCTCGTCATCGTCGATGAGGTGGCCTTCCTCACCGCCTACCAGGCGGACAAGCAGCTCCGGCAGCGCATCACGGCGGCACTGGCAACGCTGACCACGCAGGGGCGGACGGTCGGGATCGGGGTCATGGCCGCACTCCAAGACCCCCGCAAAGAGGTCATGACCATCCGCAACCTGTTCCCCGACAAGATCGCCCTCCGACTCGATGAGTCCGAACAGGTGGACATGGTCCTCGGCGACGGGGCACGGGACCGGGGCGCGCTCGCCGACCACATCTCACCCGTGCCGGAGCTGGGGGCCGGGGTCGGATACGTGCGCCTGGAGACCTCCCCTGATCCTGTGCGGGTACGGGCGGCCTACGTGTCCGACGCCGACATCCGGGCCATGGTGGCCGAGTTCGCGGGGGTGGGCCGATGA
- a CDS encoding plasmid replication, integration and excision activator: MALHGPIPVSFELLFPYGCYVVGEVQAARDFDAKRETQARDKATGLPIWQVPVMDADPSLKAAQKTVTIKILSEAEPVVPPPLPGLPISPVEFDGLEVKPYVHQATGRLAYSIIARGMRAPRPAPGKSASQAKDAA; this comes from the coding sequence ATGGCCCTTCACGGACCTATCCCCGTCAGCTTCGAGCTGCTGTTCCCGTACGGCTGCTACGTCGTGGGGGAGGTGCAGGCGGCCAGGGACTTCGACGCCAAGCGGGAGACACAGGCCAGGGACAAGGCCACCGGCCTGCCGATCTGGCAGGTCCCGGTGATGGACGCCGACCCGTCGCTGAAAGCCGCGCAGAAGACGGTCACGATCAAGATCCTCTCCGAGGCTGAACCGGTCGTTCCGCCACCGTTGCCGGGGCTGCCGATCTCCCCGGTCGAGTTCGACGGGCTGGAAGTCAAGCCGTACGTCCACCAGGCGACCGGACGCCTGGCCTACTCGATCATCGCACGGGGGATGCGGGCTCCCCGCCCGGCTCCTGGCAAGTCTGCCTCTCAGGCGAAGGACGCCGCGTGA